One segment of Rhodopirellula baltica SH 1 DNA contains the following:
- a CDS encoding sulfatase/phosphatase domain-containing protein, producing MTKRLVALSIALAVLGNLLPQAASADEPAKAKRPNIVFVFSDDHALQAIGAYGSKINKTPNLDRIANEGAVFHNSFCANSICGPSRACILTGKHSHINGFLRNGNRFDGSQVTFPKLLQDVGYQTALIGKWHLGTDPVGFNHWEILPGQGNYYNPDFIQMDGSRKRYTGYVTDIITENTLNWLQNERDEDQPFVLMCQHKAPHRNWSPPPRHFDLYKGVDVPEPETLFDDYSGRSKLLHESEMSLENHFYWGHDMKFHGESLFPEQFLPRLGNGEYRRMNEEQKAAWDAAYEPENQKFIADMKAGKLSSKDITKWKYQRYIKDYLGTVQAVDDSVGELLAYLDESGLAENTIVIYSSDQGFYLGEHGWYDKRWMFEESLRMPFLIRWPGVIEPGTESTAPIQNIDYAPTFLEAAGAEIPEAIQGRSMVSMMKDGCRASSTWRDAVYYAYYENAAVHMVPVHDGVRTERYKLMFFPRSREWNLFDLETDPTEMKSVHDDPEYAEILAGLKKRYIDLRDLYDVNTATIPATRGDEPGWQKRNMAMSKLAKTAKPKLAFIGDSITQGWEGRGKKVWEENYAEYDTINLGIGGDRTEHIIWRLTHGNLGKIQPEVAVLMIGTNNTGHFMQDPTQIAEGVEEILSILREKLPNTKIVLQAIMPRGKTKMDLMRLNNIAVNDRIAKMADGENIVYVDLGDHFLNEDGTIDPAIMPDYLHLSEKGYEIWADALAPTLESLGL from the coding sequence ATGACGAAACGCCTTGTCGCGTTGTCGATTGCACTCGCGGTGCTCGGCAATCTCTTGCCTCAAGCAGCTTCCGCTGACGAACCGGCCAAAGCCAAACGGCCCAACATCGTCTTTGTGTTCTCCGATGACCATGCGTTGCAAGCCATTGGCGCCTACGGATCGAAGATCAACAAGACTCCCAACCTGGATCGCATCGCCAACGAAGGTGCTGTCTTTCACAATTCGTTCTGTGCCAACTCAATCTGTGGTCCTTCACGAGCCTGCATCCTGACGGGCAAGCACAGCCACATCAACGGTTTCCTACGCAACGGCAATCGCTTTGATGGATCCCAAGTCACCTTCCCGAAGTTGCTGCAAGACGTTGGCTACCAAACCGCACTGATCGGCAAGTGGCACCTGGGCACCGACCCGGTGGGTTTCAATCACTGGGAAATCCTTCCCGGACAAGGCAACTACTACAACCCCGACTTCATCCAAATGGATGGATCACGCAAGCGGTACACCGGTTACGTCACGGACATCATCACCGAGAACACATTGAACTGGTTGCAGAACGAACGCGACGAAGACCAACCGTTCGTGCTGATGTGCCAACACAAAGCTCCTCACCGAAACTGGTCGCCTCCACCGCGTCACTTCGATCTTTACAAAGGCGTGGATGTCCCCGAACCAGAAACCTTGTTCGATGATTACTCGGGCCGTTCGAAGTTGCTTCACGAAAGCGAAATGTCGCTGGAGAACCATTTTTACTGGGGCCACGACATGAAGTTCCACGGCGAGAGCTTGTTCCCCGAACAATTCTTGCCGCGTCTGGGCAACGGCGAATATCGCCGCATGAACGAAGAACAAAAAGCTGCGTGGGACGCCGCTTACGAACCCGAAAACCAAAAGTTCATCGCCGACATGAAGGCTGGCAAACTGTCCAGCAAAGACATCACCAAATGGAAATACCAACGCTACATCAAGGATTATCTCGGCACGGTTCAAGCGGTCGATGACAGCGTGGGCGAACTGCTCGCTTACCTCGATGAATCAGGCCTCGCCGAAAACACCATCGTGATCTACAGCAGCGACCAAGGTTTCTACCTCGGCGAACACGGCTGGTACGACAAACGATGGATGTTTGAAGAATCGCTTCGCATGCCATTCCTGATTCGCTGGCCCGGTGTGATCGAACCTGGCACCGAAAGCACCGCGCCGATCCAAAACATCGACTACGCCCCCACGTTCCTGGAAGCCGCCGGGGCAGAAATCCCTGAGGCCATTCAAGGGCGCAGCATGGTCTCGATGATGAAAGACGGCTGCCGAGCTTCGTCGACTTGGCGTGACGCGGTGTACTACGCCTACTACGAGAACGCAGCCGTTCACATGGTCCCCGTTCACGACGGCGTGCGAACCGAACGTTACAAGCTGATGTTCTTCCCACGTAGCCGCGAGTGGAACCTGTTCGATCTGGAAACGGATCCTACGGAGATGAAATCGGTCCACGATGATCCCGAGTACGCTGAAATCTTGGCGGGTCTGAAGAAACGCTACATCGACCTACGTGATTTGTATGACGTCAACACCGCCACCATTCCCGCCACGCGAGGAGACGAACCAGGCTGGCAAAAACGCAACATGGCGATGTCCAAACTGGCGAAGACCGCCAAACCCAAACTGGCCTTCATCGGTGATTCGATCACCCAAGGTTGGGAAGGCCGAGGCAAAAAGGTTTGGGAGGAAAACTACGCCGAGTACGACACCATCAACTTGGGCATCGGTGGCGATCGCACCGAGCACATTATTTGGCGTCTGACCCACGGGAACCTCGGCAAGATCCAACCCGAAGTCGCCGTGCTGATGATCGGCACCAACAACACCGGTCACTTCATGCAGGATCCAACGCAGATCGCGGAGGGTGTCGAAGAGATCCTCTCGATCCTGCGAGAGAAGTTGCCTAACACCAAGATTGTGCTGCAAGCCATCATGCCGCGAGGCAAAACCAAGATGGACTTGATGCGACTGAACAACATCGCCGTCAACGACCGCATCGCAAAAATGGCCGATGGCGAGAACATCGTTTACGTCGACTTGGGCGATCACTTCCTGAACGAAGACGGCACGATCGATCCCGCGATCATGCCAGATTACCTGCACCTGTCCGAAAAGGGCTACGAGATCTGGGCCGACGCCTTGGCCCCCACCCTCGAGTCACTGGGCCTCTAA
- a CDS encoding YaiI/YqxD family protein, which translates to MKIWIDADAAPRDVKEVVFRAAKRLDVVTILVANAPVGVPANATTVRSVVVREGADQADRYIVSNGEPGDLAVTADLPLAGLLVDKGLFVIDPRGEEYSPATIASRLSMRNFMDDLRGAGVETGGSAPYGPKDKKAFASTFDRLLTKAIRMAETSSE; encoded by the coding sequence GTGAAAATTTGGATCGATGCCGACGCCGCTCCTCGGGACGTCAAGGAGGTCGTGTTTCGTGCCGCAAAACGTTTGGACGTGGTAACGATTTTGGTCGCCAATGCACCTGTCGGAGTGCCGGCCAACGCGACGACGGTTCGATCCGTGGTCGTTCGTGAGGGTGCCGATCAAGCGGACCGGTATATCGTCAGCAACGGCGAACCGGGCGATCTGGCGGTGACGGCTGACTTGCCATTGGCGGGATTGTTGGTGGACAAAGGTTTGTTTGTGATCGATCCGCGGGGGGAAGAGTATTCGCCAGCGACCATCGCCAGCCGCCTGTCGATGCGAAATTTCATGGACGACCTGCGGGGTGCCGGTGTCGAGACGGGCGGCAGTGCGCCTTACGGTCCCAAGGACAAAAAGGCGTTCGCGTCGACGTTTGATCGTTTGTTGACAAAGGCCATCCGGATGGCGGAGACCTCCTCGGAGTAG
- a CDS encoding amidohydrolase family protein has product MACLAIVAHGQDVRGVAPVVGLRTNSPIDVLLTGAILVTNPDYYLKDLGADESAKDSDENVATGDVLIRSGRIVAVSDSIEPPPGCRVVDCSGKTIYAGWINAWQEVSGDSLTSGDDYWNANIVANREVGELSSVPNAGKLRSQGFTTTVLAPKGRIIGGQPSVWSLNESKDEADNAHAGPQRIADLKWMTAALSVPLGNDSGERYPNSPMGAVALLRQSLYDAQWYRDASAAHDANPSLPQPDHSETLQTLHQALVGSTFVFDCPNERMALRAQNIANEFSMRSIIRGSGREYRESEAIAALDRVMLLPLDFPEASDVSTPESAREVDLVSLMDWKFAPTNPAEMIRQGATVCLTTDRLDDPGKFLARLRTAVERGLSRRDAIASLTTTPAGLLGLDRTHGRIAGGMAANLIIADGDLFDKETKVWKVLVDGQEFVVNEELETKVASLVGSWKLRMPADSATQVELAISQKDGRLSAELIGRTPEETSEEISTDESESDDSKEGESETDASNDEDADEGDTDKKDDEPTEKTSKQKLKKIVQRLDQFAGQITCDDSDDDLCQALGLPEGTHRVVIRSGAKTLADVSNAEPLSIEFYPIGQSSRRFQTSWMEPEPEADDDSEDEESADEEASNDDMDESEDTDDAGADDKKPEGELALVDSAKETSEEESSIDELQIVRPLGAYGRSEPVARPTKVLFQGALVWTCEDRDDLQVPETPMDVLVEDGRIVAVEEHITVPTGDDCTIIDASGKHITPGLIDCHSHAATDGGINESGQVVTAEVRIGDFIDHTDITIYRQLAGGVTTANVLHGSANPIGGQNQVVKFRWGDSMDDFRFKDAPLGIKFALGENVKRSTSRYPNTRMGVEQLLRDQLLAAREYASAHRRWNSGERNTLPPRVDLQLQTLVEIQDGKRWIHCHSYRQDEIMATLDVLDEFGIRIGTLQHILEGYKVADRMAEHGAMASSFADWWAYKFEVYDAIPYNGVLMHNKGIVVSYNSDDAEMGRHLNTEAGKAVKYGGVPPTEALKFVTLNPAKQLRIEDRVGSIEVGKDADLVVWSGPPMSTTSRCEQTWIDGRPMFRLEDDAEMQARDEAWRNELIQELLDGKPKSDSDDSSEDDEEKSLSNRRMMELAEEDRWLRYDEFCNSRGAQQRAQQNAMSQGTEEVQ; this is encoded by the coding sequence ATGGCGTGTCTGGCCATCGTTGCCCACGGCCAAGATGTTCGCGGAGTCGCCCCTGTCGTGGGACTTCGCACCAATTCGCCGATCGACGTGTTGTTGACCGGTGCCATATTGGTGACCAATCCGGACTACTACTTGAAGGATTTGGGGGCGGACGAGTCGGCCAAGGATTCCGATGAAAACGTTGCGACGGGCGATGTGCTGATTCGGTCCGGTCGCATCGTCGCGGTCAGCGATTCCATTGAACCGCCGCCGGGTTGTCGAGTGGTGGATTGTTCGGGCAAGACGATCTACGCCGGATGGATCAATGCTTGGCAAGAAGTGTCAGGTGATTCGCTGACTTCCGGCGATGACTATTGGAACGCGAATATCGTCGCCAACCGCGAAGTGGGGGAATTGTCGAGCGTTCCGAACGCTGGCAAGCTTCGAAGTCAAGGATTCACCACGACGGTGCTGGCCCCGAAAGGACGCATCATCGGTGGACAGCCTTCGGTTTGGTCGCTGAATGAATCCAAAGACGAAGCCGATAACGCTCACGCCGGCCCGCAACGCATCGCAGATTTGAAATGGATGACGGCGGCGTTGTCAGTGCCACTCGGCAACGATTCGGGTGAACGCTATCCCAATTCACCCATGGGCGCGGTGGCGTTGCTTCGTCAGTCGCTTTACGACGCACAGTGGTACCGCGACGCATCGGCGGCCCATGATGCGAACCCGTCGCTGCCTCAACCCGATCACAGCGAGACATTGCAAACGTTGCATCAAGCTTTGGTTGGATCGACGTTTGTGTTTGATTGTCCCAACGAACGCATGGCATTGCGAGCTCAGAACATCGCGAATGAATTTTCGATGCGGTCAATCATTCGAGGATCGGGACGAGAGTACCGAGAATCGGAAGCGATTGCGGCACTGGACCGAGTGATGCTGTTGCCGTTGGATTTCCCAGAGGCTTCTGATGTGTCGACGCCGGAGTCGGCGCGAGAAGTGGATTTGGTCAGCCTGATGGATTGGAAGTTTGCTCCCACCAACCCGGCCGAGATGATCCGGCAGGGAGCAACGGTTTGCTTGACGACGGATCGCTTGGACGACCCCGGCAAGTTCCTGGCTCGTTTACGAACCGCTGTGGAACGCGGTTTGTCACGCCGCGATGCGATTGCGTCGCTGACCACCACGCCGGCTGGTTTGCTGGGTTTGGATCGAACCCATGGCCGCATCGCCGGGGGAATGGCAGCGAACTTGATCATCGCCGATGGCGATCTGTTCGACAAAGAGACAAAGGTTTGGAAGGTGCTGGTTGACGGGCAGGAGTTCGTAGTCAATGAGGAGCTGGAAACCAAAGTTGCGTCGTTGGTCGGTTCGTGGAAACTCCGCATGCCTGCGGATTCCGCTACGCAAGTTGAGTTGGCGATCTCGCAAAAGGATGGTCGCTTGTCGGCGGAGTTGATTGGCAGGACGCCAGAGGAAACGAGCGAAGAGATTTCAACCGACGAAAGCGAATCGGATGATTCAAAAGAAGGCGAATCAGAAACGGATGCTTCGAATGACGAAGACGCCGATGAAGGAGACACCGATAAGAAAGATGACGAACCCACGGAAAAGACCAGCAAGCAAAAGCTGAAGAAGATCGTTCAGCGATTGGATCAATTCGCTGGGCAAATCACTTGCGATGATTCCGATGACGATCTGTGCCAGGCCTTGGGGCTTCCAGAAGGCACGCATCGCGTTGTTATCCGATCGGGTGCCAAGACGTTGGCGGATGTCTCGAATGCTGAGCCGCTGTCGATCGAGTTCTATCCGATTGGACAATCTTCACGCCGATTCCAAACCAGTTGGATGGAGCCCGAACCTGAAGCAGATGACGATTCGGAGGATGAGGAGTCAGCGGATGAGGAGGCATCCAATGATGACATGGACGAAAGTGAAGACACTGACGATGCTGGAGCTGATGACAAGAAGCCGGAGGGTGAGCTTGCTTTGGTCGACTCCGCGAAAGAAACGAGTGAAGAAGAGTCATCAATCGATGAGTTGCAGATCGTTCGCCCGCTGGGGGCTTATGGCCGGTCCGAACCGGTTGCGCGGCCGACAAAGGTTCTGTTTCAAGGAGCCTTGGTTTGGACATGCGAAGATCGTGATGACTTGCAGGTTCCTGAGACACCGATGGACGTTTTGGTCGAAGACGGCCGGATCGTCGCGGTTGAAGAGCACATCACGGTTCCAACCGGCGATGACTGCACGATCATCGATGCATCAGGCAAACACATCACTCCCGGTTTGATTGATTGCCACTCGCACGCGGCGACGGACGGCGGCATCAACGAATCAGGGCAAGTCGTCACGGCGGAGGTGCGGATCGGTGATTTCATCGATCACACTGACATCACGATTTATCGACAACTCGCCGGTGGCGTCACGACTGCCAATGTCTTGCACGGATCGGCAAACCCGATTGGTGGCCAGAATCAAGTGGTGAAGTTCCGGTGGGGCGACTCGATGGATGACTTCCGTTTCAAGGATGCTCCCCTGGGGATCAAGTTCGCTCTAGGCGAAAACGTCAAACGTTCAACATCCAGGTATCCCAACACTCGAATGGGCGTTGAACAGTTGCTTCGTGATCAATTGCTCGCCGCACGCGAATATGCCAGTGCACATCGACGTTGGAATTCTGGCGAGCGAAACACGTTGCCACCGCGAGTCGATTTGCAATTGCAAACTTTGGTTGAGATTCAAGACGGCAAGCGTTGGATTCACTGTCACAGCTATCGGCAAGACGAGATCATGGCGACGCTGGATGTCTTGGACGAGTTCGGTATTCGGATTGGAACGCTGCAGCATATTTTGGAAGGTTACAAGGTTGCTGATCGAATGGCCGAGCACGGTGCGATGGCATCATCGTTTGCTGATTGGTGGGCGTATAAGTTCGAGGTCTATGACGCGATTCCGTACAACGGCGTGCTGATGCACAACAAAGGCATCGTGGTTTCTTACAACAGCGATGATGCGGAGATGGGGCGGCACTTGAACACCGAGGCTGGTAAAGCGGTCAAGTACGGTGGTGTTCCACCGACCGAAGCGTTGAAGTTTGTAACACTCAATCCAGCGAAACAGCTTCGGATCGAAGATCGCGTTGGGTCGATCGAAGTTGGCAAGGATGCGGACTTGGTCGTTTGGAGCGGTCCGCCGATGTCCACGACGAGTCGTTGTGAGCAGACCTGGATCGATGGTCGCCCCATGTTCCGTTTGGAAGATGATGCCGAGATGCAAGCTCGTGATGAAGCATGGCGAAACGAGCTGATTCAGGAGTTGCTTGATGGCAAGCCAAAATCCGATTCGGATGATTCTTCAGAAGACGACGAAGAGAAGTCGCTCTCGAATCGTCGCATGATGGAACTTGCCGAAGAAGACCGCTGGTTGCGATACGACGAGTTCTGCAATTCACGCGGTGCCCAACAGAGAGCCCAGCAAAACGCGATGTCACAAGGAACGGAGGAAGTCCAATGA
- a CDS encoding amidohydrolase produces the protein MSDSENLSSAVLAFIVGACMVFSPATAHDIVPGAPQSKPIVIRNATLHLGNGTTIENGSILFEDGLISEVGASVRLPESAQVIEGAGKHVYPGLIDAYTDLGLREITAVDVTIDNVERGELNPNVRSWVAFNPDSELIPVGRSGGVMLAHVVPGGRLLQGQSGVMQLDGWSYQDMLLEGPVGLCVNWESVVPRGGDSKEKAERYDEQIQELDDLFERARRYGESIAAEESVATDVRLESLLPVINGERPVFVEADRLGAIESAIAFFTSRQIPMVICGGADAMHCVEHLTAHDIPVILVATYRLPRRRSDPVNALYSLPSKLREAGVRFAIAGEGSGYPGGASNIRNLPYHAGVAVAHGLPREEAVRAITQSAAEILGVADRVGTLTAKRHATLIVVDGDVLESDTRVIDAYVQGRKVDLGNKHKQLYRKYEQLP, from the coding sequence ATGAGCGATTCAGAAAATCTGTCGTCCGCCGTTTTGGCATTCATTGTTGGGGCGTGCATGGTGTTCTCACCGGCAACGGCTCATGACATCGTTCCTGGTGCACCACAAAGCAAACCGATCGTGATTCGGAATGCGACGCTGCATTTGGGCAATGGTACGACCATTGAAAATGGATCGATACTGTTCGAAGACGGGTTGATCAGCGAAGTGGGAGCCTCGGTTCGATTGCCGGAATCGGCACAGGTGATCGAGGGAGCGGGCAAGCACGTTTATCCAGGCTTGATCGATGCGTACACCGACTTGGGACTTCGCGAAATCACGGCGGTCGATGTGACGATCGACAACGTTGAGCGAGGCGAATTGAACCCCAATGTTCGATCTTGGGTCGCCTTCAATCCAGACAGCGAATTGATTCCCGTTGGTCGGTCAGGCGGCGTGATGTTGGCTCACGTCGTTCCGGGTGGCCGATTGCTGCAAGGACAATCAGGGGTGATGCAACTCGACGGTTGGTCTTACCAAGACATGTTGTTGGAAGGTCCGGTCGGGTTGTGCGTGAACTGGGAATCCGTGGTGCCTCGCGGTGGCGACTCCAAGGAGAAAGCCGAACGATACGACGAGCAGATTCAAGAGCTGGATGATTTGTTCGAACGCGCCCGTCGGTATGGCGAATCGATCGCAGCGGAAGAAAGCGTCGCGACGGACGTTCGGTTAGAAAGTCTGCTTCCGGTGATCAACGGAGAACGTCCCGTGTTTGTGGAAGCGGATCGGTTGGGTGCGATTGAATCCGCCATCGCGTTTTTCACTTCACGACAAATTCCGATGGTGATTTGCGGAGGTGCCGATGCGATGCATTGTGTCGAGCATTTGACGGCTCATGACATCCCCGTGATTTTGGTCGCGACGTATCGATTGCCGCGGCGTCGGTCCGACCCGGTTAATGCGTTGTATTCGTTGCCATCGAAGCTTCGCGAAGCGGGAGTCCGGTTTGCGATCGCAGGCGAAGGTTCGGGGTATCCGGGGGGTGCGTCAAACATTCGGAATCTTCCGTATCACGCTGGTGTCGCGGTGGCTCACGGTTTGCCTCGCGAAGAAGCGGTGCGTGCGATCACTCAATCAGCGGCCGAAATCTTGGGCGTCGCCGACCGAGTCGGTACGTTGACGGCGAAGCGACATGCAACGTTGATCGTCGTCGATGGCGATGTGCTGGAGTCCGACACGCGTGTGATCGATGCTTACGTCCAAGGTCGCAAGGTTGACTTGGGAAACAAGCACAAACAGTTGTACCGCAAATACGAACAGTTGCCCTGA
- a CDS encoding outer membrane protein assembly factor BamB family protein → MERNGDRMKKLSLAGIAFLLLACNNSWAQTPTFSETDWPWWRGAGRQGHAVGEQTPPTQWSDSADAKQNIVWKVPLADRGHGSPILLGDRVYLQVADKARDSQFLVCLDRDSGELVWEAVVHKGDFDAIDKREPNTKASWASCTPATDGERVFVNFYFDKAVYTSAVSLDGELLWQQRLCRYQIHQGYGSSPTIHENLVIASADNKAGGQVVGMDRVTGEVVWRHQRPEKPNYASPVVLSIAGKDQLILTGCDMVTSLDPMTGKVNWEIEGATTECVTTTVTDGKHVFSSGGYPDNHISAVVADGSGEVAWEVGTRVYVPSMLEKDGHLFMTLDAGVAMCVDCKTGDTKWKARLGGDFTSSPVLVNDRIYAVNEEGKCYIFRADPEQFESIGENQLGDSVMSTPTISGGRIYLRVGVQEGGKRQEYLYCIGE, encoded by the coding sequence GTGGAACGGAATGGTGACCGGATGAAAAAATTGTCTTTGGCTGGAATCGCCTTCCTATTGCTGGCGTGCAACAACTCGTGGGCACAGACTCCAACTTTTTCGGAAACCGATTGGCCATGGTGGCGTGGTGCCGGTCGTCAAGGACATGCGGTCGGTGAGCAGACTCCTCCGACCCAGTGGAGTGATTCCGCCGACGCGAAACAGAACATTGTTTGGAAAGTCCCGCTCGCCGATCGAGGGCACGGTTCTCCAATTCTGCTGGGCGATCGGGTTTATTTGCAAGTTGCCGACAAGGCTCGTGACTCGCAGTTCTTGGTTTGTTTGGATCGTGATTCCGGAGAATTGGTTTGGGAGGCGGTGGTTCACAAAGGTGATTTTGATGCCATCGACAAACGTGAACCCAACACCAAAGCCTCTTGGGCTTCCTGCACGCCGGCGACGGATGGCGAACGAGTGTTTGTCAATTTTTACTTCGACAAAGCCGTGTACACATCGGCGGTCAGTTTGGACGGTGAGCTGTTGTGGCAGCAAAGACTGTGTCGCTATCAGATTCACCAAGGGTACGGTTCATCCCCGACAATCCACGAAAATTTGGTCATCGCGTCGGCCGATAACAAGGCAGGCGGTCAAGTTGTCGGGATGGACCGAGTCACCGGCGAGGTTGTTTGGCGACACCAACGACCCGAGAAACCGAACTATGCGTCGCCTGTTGTCCTGTCGATTGCTGGAAAGGATCAATTGATCCTGACCGGATGCGATATGGTCACCAGTTTGGATCCGATGACCGGCAAGGTGAACTGGGAAATCGAAGGAGCGACGACCGAGTGTGTGACCACAACCGTGACAGACGGCAAGCACGTGTTTTCGTCGGGCGGTTACCCGGACAATCACATTTCCGCGGTTGTGGCGGATGGGTCGGGCGAGGTCGCATGGGAAGTCGGCACACGAGTCTACGTGCCTTCCATGTTGGAAAAGGACGGCCACTTGTTCATGACGCTGGATGCGGGCGTCGCCATGTGCGTTGATTGCAAAACCGGTGACACAAAGTGGAAAGCTCGCTTGGGTGGCGATTTCACTTCGTCGCCTGTACTGGTCAACGACCGGATTTATGCGGTCAACGAGGAAGGCAAGTGTTACATCTTCCGGGCCGACCCCGAACAATTCGAATCAATTGGTGAGAACCAACTGGGGGACTCTGTGATGTCGACGCCCACCATCAGCGGCGGACGAATCTATTTGCGAGTCGGCGTGCAAGAAGGCGGCAAACGCCAAGAGTACTTGTACTGCATTGGCGAGTGA
- a CDS encoding DUF4261 domain-containing protein, which produces MPQGFYTQCVVVLLRERVSMRKIAAAIDEYEPSDPLPATADWAIAGPSLIMDMDEETPGHLAIDLVDKPWPDDMQIDDADSAVRQAWSNGSFGPLTFPGSLQRSLEQLWVWDEGKEEVPQHTAFLRIRSSYILKTDENDAPLVPEEYEPFDELALITEVAAALTELPQAIAYFNPAGETIRNLEGMNQVIQESEDNDFPPLDLWANVRLYSLDDGFAAMDTVGNGQLDLPDVEALFFAEAYDFNDIDEMLRLITCHMVESDEPFEDGDTVQGPNGVTWVMHQQPDSISDPPRSVLRFLPQDDHELPAQYQPSAE; this is translated from the coding sequence ATGCCCCAAGGCTTCTACACCCAGTGCGTCGTTGTCCTACTGCGCGAACGCGTGTCGATGCGCAAAATTGCCGCTGCGATCGATGAATACGAACCGTCTGATCCCCTGCCCGCTACGGCGGATTGGGCGATTGCCGGTCCGTCGCTGATCATGGATATGGACGAAGAAACACCCGGCCACTTGGCGATCGATTTGGTCGACAAACCTTGGCCAGACGACATGCAGATCGATGACGCCGATTCGGCGGTTCGGCAAGCTTGGTCCAACGGTTCATTCGGACCGTTGACTTTTCCGGGTTCGCTTCAACGCTCGCTCGAACAACTGTGGGTATGGGACGAGGGAAAAGAAGAAGTCCCTCAGCACACCGCTTTCTTGCGAATCCGCAGCAGCTACATTCTGAAAACCGACGAAAACGATGCCCCACTGGTTCCGGAAGAATACGAACCGTTCGATGAGCTCGCGCTGATCACCGAAGTCGCCGCGGCGCTGACCGAATTGCCACAAGCAATCGCGTACTTCAATCCCGCCGGCGAAACGATCCGCAACTTGGAAGGAATGAATCAAGTCATCCAGGAATCGGAAGACAACGATTTCCCGCCGCTGGATCTTTGGGCCAACGTTCGGCTTTACAGTCTTGACGATGGATTCGCCGCAATGGACACCGTCGGCAACGGCCAACTGGACCTGCCCGACGTCGAAGCGTTGTTTTTCGCGGAAGCCTATGACTTCAACGACATCGACGAAATGCTTCGCCTGATCACTTGCCACATGGTCGAAAGCGACGAACCGTTCGAAGATGGTGACACGGTTCAAGGCCCCAATGGGGTCACATGGGTGATGCACCAGCAACCAGACAGCATCTCAGATCCACCGCGATCGGTCCTGCGTTTCCTCCCGCAAGACGACCATGAATTGCCGGCTCAATATCAACCGAGCGCCGAATAG